A DNA window from Hemiscyllium ocellatum isolate sHemOce1 chromosome 48, sHemOce1.pat.X.cur, whole genome shotgun sequence contains the following coding sequences:
- the LOC132836988 gene encoding zinc finger protein 703-like codes for MSQGLCGSPENRESSERKQQPGRLLVPSDPARQAKRIPIKILKMLSAHSGHIFHPEYLQPMSSTPHSPIELDAKKSPLALLAQTCSQIGKPDPQPSAKLSSALNSGEKECTRPSSSLKLGEAPSEDKSSFKPYSKPGTDTRKESGEKAGFRVPAASCQSFTTRPPSSSPAVCSPSLADAKTGDVEDKKEPEVVRACPEHSPANPVHSRSASGGGGASESSQHRDTPTATKCDSASLAPGHVAPVSPYKAGHAVYPGLPPTSMGYHGSIVGAYTATYPSQFVGTMEPKPGLVGSPLSGAVGCPMPGKSANSSPLTGASPPAFMQGLCRDPYCLTYHNAPHLGGSACSSCLHDPSSLKSAYPLVYPSHPLHSSVLTTGATPPLGAHPLYTYGFMLHSDPLPHICNWVSAGGPCDKRFSSSEELLNHLRSHTALPGTDKLLAAYPPPASCNLHLPQAPPGSPNGLSLRSPHTLALSRYHPYSKSHLSVPTSSALTMSAASPYYSPYSLYGQRLASASALGYQ; via the exons ATGAGCCAAGGTCTCTGCGGATCTCCGGAGAACAGAGAGAGCAGCGAGAGGAAGCAGCAGCCAGGGCGGCTCCTGGTCCCGTCAGATCCCGCCAGGCAGGCCAAGCGGATTCCCATCAAGATCCTGAAGATGTTGAGTGCTCACAGCGGTCACATCTTCCACCCGGAGTATCTACAGCCCATGTCGTCAACTCCGCACAGTCCCATCGAA ttggaTGCCAAGAAGAGTCCGCTGGCTCTGTTAGCTCAGACGTGTTCTCAGATTGGCAAGCCTGACCCTCAGCCATCGGCCAAGCTCAGCTCAGCGCTGAACTCCGGTGAGAAGGAATGTACCAGGCCCTCATCTTCCCTCAAACTGGGCGAGGCACCCAGTGAAGACAAATCCAGCTTCAAGCCTTATTCCAAACCGGGCACCGACACCAGGAAGGAGTCTGGGGAGAAGGCTGGGTTCCGGGTCCCGGCCGCGTCTTGCCAAAGTTTCACCACCCGCCCACCCTCCTCCTCGCCCGCCGTCTGCTCCCCGAGCCTGGCCGATGCCAAGACCGGCGACGTGGAGGACAAGAAGGAGCCTGAGGTGGTCCGAGCCTGCCCAGAGCACTCGCCCGCCAACCcagtgcacagcaggtcagccagtgGTGGTGGCGGTGCCAGTGAATCCAGCCAACACCGGGACACGCCGACTGCGACCAAGTGCGACAGTGCCAGCCTGGCTCCGGGACACGTGGCACCTGTTTCGCCGTACAAAGCGGGGCACGCGGTCTACCCTGGCCTGCCCCCAACTAGCATGGGATACCACGGATCGATTGTGGGAGCCTACACCGCCACCTACCCGTCGCAGTTTGTTGGCACCATGGAGCCCAAGCCCGGCCTGGTCGGGAGCCCGTTGTCTGGAGCCGTGGGCTGCCCGATGCCCGGCAAGTCTGCAAACTCCAGCCCCCTGACTGGGGCCTCTCCTCCCGCTTTCATGCAGGGACTGTGCCGTGATCCGTACTGCCTCACCTACCACAATGCTCCTCACCTCGGGGGCAGTGCTTGTTCCTCCTGCCTTCACGACCCCTCCTCTCTGAAGTCTGCATACCCTCTGGTCTACCCGTCTCACCCTCTGCACTCTTCGGTCCTGACCACTGGAGCCACACCACCCTTGGGTGCCCACCCGTTGTACACCTATGGCTTCATGCTGCACAGCGACCCACTGCCTCACATATGCAACTGGGTGTCTGCCGGCGGTCCTTGTGACAAACGCTTCTCCAGCTCCGAGGAACTCCTCAACCACCTACGTAGCCACACCGCCCTGCCAGGGACCGACAAGCTGCTGGCTGCTTAccctcccccagcctcctgcaACTTACACCTCCCCCAGGCTCCTCCGGGGAGTCCCAATGGCTTGTCTCTCCGCAGCCCCCACACCCTGGCGCTCAGCAGGTACCACCCTTACAGCAAAAGCCACCTGTCAGTGCCTACCAGCTCTGCCCTGACCATGTCTGCTGCCAGTCCCTATTACTCTCCATACTCCCTCTATGGACAGAGACTGGCATCTGCTTCAGCTTTGGGATATCAGTGA